The Castor canadensis chromosome X, mCasCan1.hap1v2, whole genome shotgun sequence genome includes a region encoding these proteins:
- the Zbed1 gene encoding E3 SUMO-protein ligase ZBED1 — protein sequence MEAKGADGAPSDLKLVAHPRAKSKVWRYFGFDTDAEGCILQWKRIYCRICMGQIAYSGNTSNLSYHLEKNHAEEFCELVKSNTEHMREAFASAFSKLKADAPTPPPAAGDALDPRRQQELTAAVLAFVCDGLQPASVVAEPTFQALLRAAEPRYALPGHHFFCTQALPDRYAAVRDTVLRELADAPWCAVSADAWAGPNQGRRYVTLAAHFLATAPAGGLALWSRCLKTFEVPEEEEEDDEDAEAAAAETVTRVLYETFVEWGLSAKVFGATTDGGRDMAKACCLLDVPVHMPCLGHALDAAVRQALRLPKLAALLSRCRRLVQHFQRSPVAAFVLYEQQKRRQAAATMLLSDRPAGWAACLAMLQSLKQHRAAIASVLLEDSSGHHLMLEAAEWATVDGLLDLLQPFRQVADVLSASRFPVISMVKPLLHMLLRTTLKPKDADPKEISTAKEAIAKELARTYQEPPGVDMFLNVATFLDPRYKRLPFLSPFERQQVENRVVDEAKGLLERARQDAYAGAAAAATEDKLFPGPDEPPAKKAAAATSPSPPPGPSSAIHHLLAEIFCPAGGGDEQEEWHAQVLEELSSFKSQKVLGLHEDPLKWWSERLALFPVLPRVLHKYWCVAATRVRPQRLFSSAAGVVSAKRNRLAPALVHQQVFLYENARRDGDPEPQDEDEGEWGLDPDHVLSSLGDGGHGGFFGINDRGFL from the coding sequence ATGGAGGCCAAAGGCGCGGACGGGGCTCCGAGTGACCTGAAGCTGGTGGCACACCCGCGCGCCAAGAGCAAGGTGTGGCGCTACTTCGGCTTCGACACGGACGCCGAGGGCTGCATCCTGCAGTGGAAGCGCATCTACTGCCGCATCTGCATGGGGCAGATCGCCTACTCGGGAAACACGTCCAACCTGTCCTACCACCTGGAGAAGAACCACGCCGAGGAGTTCTGCGAGCTGGTCAAGAGCAACACCGAGCACATGCGCGAGGCCTTCGCCTCGGCCTTCTCCAAGCTCAAGGCCGACGCGCCCACCCCGCCGCCCGCGGCCGGCGACGCCCTGGACCCCCGTCGCCAGCAGGAGCTGACGGCCGCCGTGCTGGCCTTCGTGTGCGACGGCCTGCAGCCGGCGTCCGTGGTGGCCGAGCCCACGTTCCAGGCGCTGCTGCGGGCGGCCGAGCCCCGCTACGCGCTGCCCGGCCACCACTTCTTCTGCACCCAGGCCCTGCCCGACAGGTACGCGGCCGTGCGCGACACCGTCCTCAGGGAGCTGGCCGACGCGCCCTGGTGCGCCGTGTCCGCTGACGCGTGGGCCGGCCCCAACCAGGGCCGCAGGTACGTGACGCTGGCCGCTCACTTCCTGGCCACCGCGCCCGCGGGCGGCCTGGCGCTGTGGTCACGCTGCCTGAAGACGTTCGAGGtcccggaggaggaggaggaggacgacgaGGACGCCGAGGCGGCAGCGGCAGAGACCGTCACCCGTGTCCTGTACGAGACGTTCGTGGAGTGGGGCCTGAGCGCCAAGGTGTTCGGGGCCACCACGGACGGCGGCCGCGACATGGCCAAGGCCTGCTGCCTGCTGGACGTCCCCGTGCACATGCCGTGCCTGGGCCACGCGCTGGACGCCGCCGTGCGCCAGGCCTTGAGGCTGCCCAAGCTGGCCGCCCTCCTGTCGCGCTGCCGCCGGCTGGTGCAGCACTTCCAGCGCTCGCCCGTGGCCGCCTTCGTCCTCTACGAGCAGCAGAAGCGGCGCCAGGCCGCGGCCACCATGCTGCTGAGTGACCGCCCGGCCGGCTGGGCCGCCTGCCTGGCCATGCTGCAGAGCCTCAAGCAGCACCGGGCGGCCATCGCCAGCGTCCTGCTGGAGGACAGCAGCGGCCATCATCTCATGCTGGAGGCGGCCGAGTGGGCCACGGTGGACGGCCTGCTGGACCTGCTGCAGCCCTTCCGCCAGGTGGCCGACGTGCTGTCCGCCTCGCGCTTCCCGGTCATCAGCATGGTCAAGCCGCTGCTGCACATGCTGCTGAGGACCACGCTGAAGCCCAAGGACGCCGACCCCAAGGAGATCAGCACGGCCAAGGAGGCCATCGCCAAGGAGCTGGCCAGGACCTACCAGGAGCCCCCCGGCGTGGACATGTTCCTCAACGTGGCCACCTTCCTGGACCCGCGCTACAAGCGCCTGCCCTTCCTGTCGCCCTTCGAGCGCCAGCAGGTGGAGAACCGCGTGGTGGACGAGGCCAAGGGCTTGCTGGAGAGAGCCCGGCAGGACGCCTATgccggcgccgccgccgccgccaccgagGACAAGCTGTTCCCCGGGCCCGACGAGCCCCCCGCCAAGAAGGCCGCCGCGGCCACCAGCCCGTCCCCGCCGCCCGGGCCCAGCAGCGCCATCCACCACCTGCTGGCCGAGATCTTCTGCCCGGCGGGCGGCGGGGACGAGCAGGAGGAGTGGCACGCGCAGGTGCTGGAGGAGCTGAGCAGCTTCAAGTCGCAGAAGGTCCTCGGGCTGCACGAGGACccgctcaagtggtggagcgagCGCCTGGCGCTCTTCCCCGTGCTGCCCCGTGTCCTGCACAAGTACTGGTGCGTGGCGGCCACCCGCGTGCGGCCCCAGCGCCTCTTCAGCTCCGCCGCCGGCGTGGTCAGCGCCAAGAGGAACCGGCTGGCCCCCGCGCTCGTGCACCAGCAGGTCTTCCTCTACGAGAACGCCAGGCGGGACGGTGACCCCGAGCCCCAGGACGAGGACGAGGGCGAGTGGGGCCTGGACCCTGACCACGTGCTGTCCTCCCTGGGCGACGGCGGCCACGGTGGCTTCTTCGGGATAAATGACAGGGGCTTCCTCTAG